Proteins from a genomic interval of Neovison vison isolate M4711 chromosome 4, ASM_NN_V1, whole genome shotgun sequence:
- the IMPA1 gene encoding inositol monophosphatase 1: protein MADPWQECMDYAVTLARQAGEVVREAIKGEMNVMIKSSPADLVTATDQKIEKMLISSIKEKYPSHSFIGEESVAAGEKSVLTDSPTWIIDPIDGTTNFVHRFPFVAVSIGFTVNKKMEFGVVYSCLEDKMYTGRKGKGAFCNGQKLQVSQQEDITKSLLVTEFGSSRTPETVRIVLSNLEKLLCIPIHGIRGVGTAAVNMCLVAAGVADAYYEMGIHCWDMAGAGIIVTEAGGVLLDVTGGPFDLMSRRIIAANNKTLAERIAKEIQVIPLQRDDEE from the exons ATGGCTGATCCTTGGCAGGAATGCATGGATTATGCAGTAACCCTAGCAAGACAAGCTGGAGAG gTGGTTCGTGAAGCCATAAAGGGTGAAATGAATGTCATGATTAAAAGTTCTCCAGCTGATTTGGTAACCGCTACTgaccaaaaaattgaaaaaatgctTATCTCTTCCATAAAAGAAAAGTATCCATCTcacag TTTCATTGGTGAGGAATCTGTGGCAGCTGGGGAAAAAAGTGTCTTAACTGACAGCCCTACATGGATCATTGACCCTATTGATGGGACAACAAATTTTGTACATag atttccttttgtAGCTGTTTCGATTGGCTTCACTGTAAATAAAAAG atGGAATTTGGAGTGGTATACAGTTGCCTGGAGGATAAGATGTATACtggcaggaaaggaaagggagcctTTTGTAATGGTCAAAAATTACAGGTTTCACAACAGGAAG atattACCAAATCACTTTTGGTGACAGAGTTTGGCTCCTCCAGAACACCAGAGACTGTAAGAATTGTTCTTTCTAATCTGGAAAAGCTTTTGTGCATTCCTATTCATGG GATCCGAGGTGTTGGAACAGCAGCTGTTAATATGTGCCTTGTGGCAGCTGGAGTTGCAGATGCCTATTATGAAATGGGAATTCACTGCTGGGATATGGCAGGAGCTGGCATTATTGTTACCGAAGCTGGTGGAGTACTATTGGACGTGACAG GTGGGCCATTTGACTTGATGTCACGAAGAATAATTGCTGCGAATAATAAAACCTTAGCAGAAAGGATAGCCAAAGAAATTCAGGTGATACCACTTCAAAGAGACGATGAAGAGTGA